From the genome of Papilio machaon chromosome 1, ilPapMach1.1, whole genome shotgun sequence:
AAGTCtgaaattgagaaataaattgCATTAACAAACCAATTTTCATATTCAGCTTGTCGCGGCATAGCAATCTCTTGTCAAAGTTGATTAACAGACctaatcattataaaaatgtactcaTAACCAACATGAAATCTATAGTTTCTAGgcctttttatgttttcaacgGGAACGACGTTACAACTCCCAACAATTCAGTTTCTGTGTACAGGTAAAGAGTCAATGGAACTATCTTTCAATCACGTTTaccaaagtaatataaaatgtatcgaGAACTTAAAAGTTTGAACTGCAAATAAGATTTTCGTAAATATCTCAAAACATACACTAAGATTttgaaacagaaaaatatgtttgaaagAAATGTACCTTAACTCTGTTAGACAATCTCAGGAAAACTGACTCCTTTTGTATAGTGCTCTGCGCCTGGTTCTGAGTGAGCGCGGGCTGCGCGCCGGTGGGCGCGGGGTCCACCGCCATCTGGTCCAGGTCCGATATGAAATGGTCGCTCTCGATCATAATAATTTGCTCGTTCACATCGTCAACTACCAGAGCTTCCTTTGgtttgtcatttaaaatatcgtGTTTTCCATTCTTCACATCAGTCTTTACAGATCCATCTTTTCCTTCATTTTCGACCTTTGATTCCAAAACTTTATCATTTTCCGGCTGAGAGTTGTCTAGTATCTCCGGAGTTGGAATTTCTTCTGACACCAGCTGCTGTTCTTCTTTTTTGACGTCCATTTCATCTTTTTCTTCCTTTAATATCTCTATAGTTAGAGTATTTTCATCTGTTTGTTCAGTAGGTTCTGGTGTTTCTTTCAATTGTGTTTCATTAGTTTTCTCGTCTACTGTATCACCGGTTTTGATCGgaactaatttaatatctaaatcGGAATTAGTTTCACCATTCATTTTATGTGGTGTTTCATCCAATGTTATGTTTGTGGTTACATTTTGTTCTGTCTCAAAACTCGTATTTAGTACGACCTTCTTCTCTTTAATTGCAAGCATATTGCATAATGCGGCTAAATATTTCGGAGGAAATAAAGCGTTCATGTACGCGACACGTTCCTCACTGAACTCTAttgtttttgtacttttaaaatctaaacCGTAAGGTTGACAAATTCCCGTACACTTCAAAGTCTCACGTAGGAACACTTGACGCactaaattagttaatttgtCCGAACTACAGCTGAGTAGCTCATATACTTCATTGTAAAGCGTTTCACTACAATTATCACATACAATAATATGGCTTGGAGAACAACACTTTTTGTACATTGCGTCCACCGACGTATCATTACTTTCGTTAGATACATTTTTAGGAACTTCTGTCTTCACTAACGCTTGAGCGGCTTTCTTCATAATAGACATCACTGCATCCCTTGCCGACCCGAAAAGGTTTTTCGATGGTTCCGTTTCCGCAGTGGGCACATCGGGAACATCAATTATCTCGTCGTCTTCGTCTTCATCTATATGAGCCGAGTGCTGGGAGCTTTCTTTCTCTAGCACCTCAAACTCTGACGTTCCGTACACTTTAAAAAGCGAAATGGGGCAGTAATGTTCAGAGCCGTGATGAGACAGCATCTcgacttttataaatttgccAAATAAATGTGGATACAGATCAAAACTCTGTACATCTCTCATATCTTGAGCAGTGAACTGGCCAACGCTAGCCCAATCCCGTGTGGGGAACCGATCGCTGAAGTAGACGGCGAAGTCTTTGGGCGTGGAGGAGAACAACTCGAAGTTGGCTATCTCTATTTTCTGCGCTTGCACCGCCTCACACAGTTCGATGACGAACCAGATACGACTGGTGCACGTGTTGAGCATGTACTCGTCCCGGTTCGGGGACAGAATGGAGCTGGCCGAACCGGCCTCTGGGTTGGTGGCGACCACCTTGGCTCCGCAAGCGAGCGAAGCGTAATTTTTTGAGCGAAGCTTTGTGCTTTTATTACTAAGATTTGTATTGCTATGACTAGGTTGACTCGAGTGGTTCAATACGGTGTCTTTTTTCTCGGCCTCGGCCAGTTGCTTCTGAGCCCACTCTGAGAACGAAGGTATATCTTCCTGCGGTGTCTCCGGCTTGACTGGAATGTTTTCTTCTCTCCACTCCTCGGATTGAGATTCTTTGTCTGTTTCAGGCAAAGGAGTGGTGCTTCGAAATGCTTCTTCTTTTTGTTTCGTTTCGTGCATTGGTTTTGCTTTAACGATGAGTAATGGCTCTGTAGAATCTTTTTCTGTGACGGTTTCTTCTGCTTTTTGTTTATCTTCCTCCGCAGCGTCGCGCTCTTCGATGGCAAACATTTTCGTGTCATTGTGTTCTTCAGAATCATTAGCAAACAATATTTCGTCCGAAGTTTTTAAATCCAATTTTGCATTATCCGCCAGAGATATTATTATAGGTGGTTGTCCCGTGTCAGGTAACCTGAAACAAGAATAACAACTCgtgttaaaaacaatataaaactttttaatgtcaaggattattggaataaaattaagacGATTTTAAAGTCAGGGGAGTTTTGAAGTATTGTGTAAATATACACCtgtaaatacatacaaatattcataaaGCTAAATGAATTACAACATATAATGTGTATAaatccttaatttttaatattacatcaaATTGTAGCACACTTGCTACAAGGCActacttaataatatatcaattcattgtggaatattttttttaaaccaaattgTGCATTACATTTTTGTCAATATAGGTGTCATATGTCACAACTTTACTTTCTATATTGTACAATAGTTCACTGTAACCAAAGTACTTTTACTAAAGTCCAATTTAAACGAAGTGCAAACACAAATTTGGAGGATGACATAACATCAATTGACGTCcacaatatatttcaataaagcaGTGGCGTTCAATTGAGTCAATCAGCGTTGTATGAGCTATTGTGCGCTTTGTCTGGGAAAATACATCGCCAATGGATTCCCTCAAAATGGAATGCGATATTCAAGATGGCATAAAAGTGAATAACAACTTGAAAAAGTTTGTTAGataaacaacaatatcttttatctattaaaaactagcttttacccgcgactccgtccgcgcggaataaaaaatagaaaacggggtaaaaattatcccaagtccatttcctggttctaagctacctgcccaccaattttcagtcaaatcgattcagccgttcttgagataaatagtgtaactaacacgactttcttttatatacatacctatatatagattaaagaaCAGAAGAAGTAAACTTTAGCAAGGCTGTGTGATGAAGGAATGTGTCGTtgtatactattttaaaaataaaaccggACGGCAGACATCATGTTGAAATGTCAACCGACGGGACTCGTTAAAAGGTTACagatatatttaatcaaaataactaGCGACAAACtagattacaattatttatctgGAATTCAATATAACTTTCTGTGGTCGTAGTTTGATTAAGTGATGTGAAAAAATGAGTGCTCCTACCAAACTTAGAACATTATTATGCGAGGAATTACGAAATGCGATTATTAccaaaaaataatgaagtacttatacctaaagcattgtggtgatacatatttatggtgaaatataaccacgttgacgtcaataatattaatcagcggcggtcaaagggttaaaaaatgtatttaaataaacagtgtataacagtatttttgtagtaatacATTAATGGTTTAATTGTAATCATTAGATTATAATGAATTTAGCATAGTTCCTGTACACAAGGACAAGTAGagtgtaacatttttatatcaaagttattaggttaatattgttatataatcgcaataaaaatcatttttattaaactaattaacatgaaaattataaaaataacatgaaaaggttatgtatagaaaaaaaaacttgagaggtgtcaagggacacccggatggaacgaagttcctttcaattaattagtgaaggaaccaatgtttattctatgaataaaaaacttaagtcttcacaagaagtacattttatttctatgaattttcgttatatatagtcacgtcgttgccatggtgatatagcaaaaagtgtcgtgacaacttttcgtaagaattttttccgtctagccccctttcacaacgcgcgataaggaacttcgttccaaaaagaaATAGATCTGACATTTAATGCTTTGAAGAACGTGATAAACAAAAGTTGGTTTACTAGGAGTACCTAAATGTGCCAACTACAGTTAATATCTCGACAAACTGTTAAGCACTCAGTAACTATCTAAATAAGCACTAATGGTTAAATTATATGCAACATGAACACAGCAAAACATAGGACAAAAGCAacgaaacattatttatttcagtttaataTTCAAGTTGTAATGGGTTACAAGTTTCACAATTTAACAGCTCGTTAATGTTTCGTGGTGTTGTTTTTACAATGATACACGGTTGAATTTCAACATTGTAAGGAACTGGAGCCGGAATATCAGCTATTAAAAACCAGCcagtgataaaatattatcagcCCGTTGGCAGTACGACAATAAGCgagattatatatttaatttatgacttTTATATtcactactagctgtcgcccacgactccttCTACGCGAAttactaagtagcctatgtgttcttccagactatgttctacatctatgccaaatttcatcaaaatccgttgagcggttccggagataacttcaaataaacatccatccatctaaactttcacatttataatattagtaagataagttaCAGTTTGCCTTTTCGTGTCAAGCTCAATTGATCGAAGCCAGTCTTCATATATGATGCGGTTCAAAACATTTGGATTAACGTTAAATTATCGCCATACAATAACTAGAATaagatgatattaaaaatagagtcaattatttttttatcacctCAAGTAAACAAAAACCACGTATTTTTTCGTTATATTGAAATTCATTGTGCTGTCatattgaagtaaaaaataaaggaaaaatccttcgatttcattaaaatctattatttaaagtaactaGATGGACTTTCAATATACATAATGTGAGTGTAACGAGCATTTCCTTCCCTGATCAGGCCATAAAATTGTCTTTCCTTCCTTGCTTATTCATGCGTACGATAAATATAGTCTATTTATCAATAAGTAcctactacaatttttttaaccgactggttaaaaaaactttgtgaCTACAAAAAAAGCCGAAGTATTTTTCCgttggaaattatttataaatggcTATTATCTTTTTCACAATCCGGATTCAGTACTCGACCACGATATCTCCTAATTTGTGAAAACCTGAATtctaaaaagatattaaaaatacaaattatacgtATTCCAAAAAAATCAGGAGACAattacgtattttaaaataatctaacaTCTTAACCCAACCGTATCAAGGTACATTTCTTCATCTGAGGTTAGGATCTGTTTTGCGCGGCAAACAATTTCGCGCGCATAGTTTAATGGCGCTGCGTTCGCACGGACTCCCCGCGCATCCCCCCTCAGTCCTGCCATATCTCGCGTACCGTTACGTCGTAATCCACGCCCGCCTACGGACCTAAAGAATCCAATGTAAATTCCATAGCAATGAAAATGTTCTTGGAAAgctactataataataaagtgttaTAGCTTTGTGATAGCTCCGttgttatatcaatttataaataaaaaacaatgtcttTATTGAAACTTTAGTACCTAGTATGTATTGAAAACACCAGAGAGTATtcgtaacattaatttttttatttaagttataaaggAAGAGGATCATTTAATGACCAgagatttatgtaattaaatataactaacttAATGATAGAGATCTGAGGAGAAATGCCCGACAGATTAGCCCTCATTGTAAGTGTTGTGTACGCACTTGTACTATGCGTAGTTGTAGCAGCTTATAGGAAGGTACTGCGTGGATATAAGTGGTCTCTAAGAAATCTTGGTCGCAATTTGAAGTCAATTATACTATGGGACCGAGCATGCACAGTGATTTGACACTCGTGCCTTTTCTCATCTGAGCGTTGATTccgaaaaatgtcaaaaatcaTCTAAACGTACTACGTAGAGCGCAATTGCGCCACTCTCTAAACACCCTAACATTTCTCTACTAATAATTACAACATCTTTAACTCACacacttttttgttttaatacatctttaaaacatgtttctaGAATTTGAATCAACTCACATCAGTTACTAATGTCTTATAGAAGAGCTTACATGTAGAATATCTTGGTGAGTCCTTGGTGGCCACCGTAGGAGAGCAGCTGACACACCAACAGCGCCGCCAGCAGCGCCCGCGGCGGCGACATCGCGcacgcgccgccgccgcatTGGCCACGTCCCGCCGCCGGCGCCCCTATCCCGACAACACCACCCGCGCCCCCGCCCGTGCTTATGCACGTGCCACCCAACACGTGAGCAGACTGCGCACTCAACACACCACCATTGGTGACTCTCCCAACACAACACTCACAATTGTCTATCTCAAACGAACACAGCACCTCACTTTAATATCAGAACAACACTATTTTAAACTTCTTCAAAAGTCGGGAAAGTAATAGCGCGAAAACAGTTATACAGTTTTTAAACGTTCTTAAATGTGTTATTATTGTTCTCAATAAAAACAGATTAAATTCTTTTGATCACTTGCACTTTTGCTTTTATTCAaatcgttttaattttgtattttgtatgtttcGCTTTTCGCCTTGAAACctgtattgttaatttttattttttacgaacttctttctttgttataatttttcaagtaatattaataaaatattttgtaaacaaaaacgaagtaataaattaaaaagaaactacaTAATAGAATCTTATATTTGGAGAATagagaaataaatttcaaaacacCTTAAaactagtatataataatttcttatgaAAATCTTTAGAACTTTAAAACTAGTTAGTTTCCATCAGTTTGTCGTGCAACACCATTTATTAACTGGTCTACGCGTTTCGGTACAGAATACAGACAATTTGTCATTGTCGTACCAATTGCAGTTCGTGACAACGGGTCCGCGGCGATCGGTACCACACGACGGTGCACCGCTCGTTACAGTTACAACTCTATTGTACTAATTAGTGCTGCCATCTATAACATTACTGAACAgctattaattcaaattataaatgaactaGTTGTCACCCACAACTCTGTCctcgtggaattaaaaaaaacttaattagtggcctatgtattcttccaggccatgctctacatctacgccaaatttaatcgagatccatacagccgttctgaaaataccttctaacacatccatccatccatccaaacattcgcatttttaatattagcaaggtttaaattacttaatttagttagtttattaatttagtttagttttcaCTCAAACTTTTAGTTTGAGAGAAATTTAAGTTATTGCTAATTaggtaagtaaatatttacataaaccagtttttatttcaagcctttcattttaattaccctattgttatttaaaaatagttgctgtattgttattttgtttaattgagCAATTATAAAAGGACCCATTTAccattactaaaaaaaatacaacgtCATAAAAACTCCAAAAACCGGCATAAAAACACGCTGTCATCATTACGGTTGTCTATGCAAGACCAGAGActacaatgtatttttgtacatgtaaTTCGGTAGAGGAAATCAACGACTTCAACAACAACCGTTACTTTCGTATATCTATAGTGTGAAGACGTATACTTGTTGAGGCGTGACCAGCGATGCTCTGGTTCTCGTCAGAGCTAATTGCGTCACAATTACGTCTCATCATTAGTGATGTAACCGACGCGAACTCAAAGAACTATGAACTTTGCGAACAAACCGAACACGTAATACttttatcacatttttataatgttgtgATTTTAACATGTTATATCTTATAACAGAACGAAAGATTGTTTAACGTCAGTATATttctaatttgtatttaactacccatcgcccgcgactctgtctgcgcgcaattaaaaaaaaaaattgacagttTGTGTTCTTCAGGactacatttttcatttatgaCAAAATTTCAGCAAAATCTGTTTAGCTGTTCTCGAGATatctaataacaaaaacatccATATACCGTACGACGTACATGGCGAGAGAAACCGCATGCCATAACtgatctaatattataaatgcgaatgtttggatggatggatttgttagaaggtatggatctggatgaaatttgatatagatgtctacatctataccaaattttacaAGGTTCCATATAAGTTTTAGcactgaaagaacacataggattcTTAACaaccttgtttttttaattccgcacacaCAGTCACGGGCATTATCTAGTTCCATATATTGatgaaaatatctttatagttatatttgtTAGTATAAAGTTTTGCAGAGAACTGAACGATAAGTGGTAAGGATTCATTATAACATCACACATAGCGTGTCTCGCAGCGTCCTGTTAATTATAACAACTGagttaaaagttttatcaaCTAGATCAGGAAGTTAACCATTGACCGTTAGATTCCCACAGACTTAACTATAGAAATAAGAATGttaaacatctatatatatagtcagaaagtcgtgttagttacactatttataactcaagaacggctgaatcgatttgactgaaaattggtgggcaggtagcttagaaccaagaaacggacataggataattaccccgttttctattttttttccgcgcggacggagtcgcgggtaaatgctagttgaatataatttgaatgGATATCATTTCTTCTCCACgtctagggttgccaggtcgccaaacctactagccggacagaccagccagtttggccggaaaccctatattatttaggattttgtctcagtattaataggtacactatCGTTTGAGAAATGTATAAAGCCTgacaaaagccggaaaaccgtttattttgaccggacacgcaatcaaaacgcctacctatgtccggctttatccggccgcctggcaacgctattCACGTCTAAGCttgtatcaaattaaaataaagatttaagtaaatattgaatatgttcattttaataacatatacaGATAAGTAAGAGTCCAAGGGACCGCAATATTTTCCACTTATATAAGTTTCTCTCTTATCCGAGTTACTCACTCATGGAGGTCGTCCATCGGGATCGGACAATCACTCGCTTATGAAGGTTCGATTCTCTATCAGTCAGATAAGAGCAACACATATCAAgcttattaaatgtattaatttaaattattataaagtactaAAGTACGTGCAAGTACTTTATCTAAATACTAGATTTATACTTCAAACAATTTCACTATCATTTACAAGGTAATTACACAAGAAgtgtatgaataatttttatctttttataacaACACTACGCTAATGGaagatgtaaatattttatgtcagATTACGGAAATAGAActtattctttctttattcttttatgaaataaattcaaaactcAATTCCAAGTGACAAAGAGAAGACAAGAGTGTCCTTTTGCTATTTAGCGAATGCAGAGCGAATGGATCTTGATACTTGGCAAGTGTGTTGTTCAGAAgacgaaaataatattttatatgcatagaAAACAAAGCAAGCTTTATCATATACAAAAGTATTAGCATATTAATAGTATATAATCCTTCATCAACAATGACGTAATTAACTTCAATCCtttgttgaaattataatCTCGAAACGAGATCATGTATGTGGAACGTTACATTCAAACGTACGTTTGAATGTAACGTTCCACAATCGTGAAAAACATAATAGCatatttgtagttttttaaCAGAAACGTACTATGGAAATAACTCTCCTTCATTACATATCCCAAGTATTtgtgaataaaatatgttgtacaataatatcgagaattttcatcaaatttacggccaaaaataaaaattaataagaaagtaaatgcagaaaagaaataaatgctTACGaatcttgaaatatttttaacataactaaCCGTCGCTAGATTTAAtcagcgcagaatttaaaaaaaaaggcctgtccaagtcccgtcaaaatcagaCCTGCCGTTCCGAAGACTACAAACAAACGCGTCCATGCAGACAGATAtagacagattaaaaaaaatggtttttcatAATCAGCAGCGCAAATGCATCATGCgtacgaaataattttttcaatattacatacagacactccaattttattaatatagacgtgaaactgaaaaattaaattatacaaaatctttgaatttcgCATTTTGTGCATCAAACATTACGGCCTGTCTACCGCAATACACTGCAAAATTTTCCAATAAAACCAAAGCCAGATAGGGAAAGGGCAATCGAATAAAACTTTCTCTCCCTTTCGATTTATAGGAAGAAAATTTAAGTACCGATCGAGCACATCAGTCTACAGATTTATAATGCAGCCATACAACAGACTACGGCTTAATTGGCTGTATGAGATTTAAATCCGCACCAAAAAGGCAACGGTGAGCGACCAGCAACATAATGAACACTTAAATGAAACCAGAGATCTTAATTTCATATAGAACAAAGATCTAGATAGTCCATTTAGAGCGGAGCGGGACAAGCGACATGAGCTCTTATTGTCTCTGGCGATCCTTATATGTACGTACATCTCAAGATGTATTTGATACAAATATTGCTGTACCGTTATCGccattatacaaattataaaattaaatattaataagctACGTGactaaggcccttcgtacacatgaCAACGTAAAACATCGAAACTAATGTCGTATGATTGCGTCGAGAGAATTGCGTTGCGCGCGCTGCATAtacacaacgttgaatcgcCAACGCGAATCTTCTATTCTGTCAGTACAGACATAGCcactacatgtcaactgtatcGATTtgttccgccatcttgaaaactGCAGCGACTTTTCTCGCGACGATATTGACGAGGTTGCGAGCAACGAGTCTTTGGtgatgacagttttttttttcagttgtaCTCTTGATCGTGACAGTAGAGATGAAATACAGAgtattacaaacaaaacagaATGTAAAGTTGACGGTTGTACCAATTTAAACGTTACAAGCAAAACATCATTAAACATGGTTTATTACagttacaataaacaaatctaattttatattgttaattttcaacTATCCGGCTCCACACTGACACTGACATCGTCTACATTTATCATCATCAAATTACTTTCACATTTTTTGGACACAATTTTCGTAGTTATTTCCGGACACATCTATCGCAGTATCTTCTAAAATCATCAACATTCTGAACTTGATGAGCGGATAATTAATCTGTCAGGATATTTAATTTGGTGTGTTGGCAACACTGACTATTACGTGGAAAGATTGCCTAACTTTGTGTACCAAGAATGTTACCctcttctaaaaataattatagttaccGTTACCCTGAATGTCGGAAACGAATATAAATCAGAATTTTACACAcgtttctataaaatataataaaccatAAATCCTTCTTCAACCAGTTTCAATTCATACTTGGGTATAGAGTTAATGTGTTTGTTTTAGCTTTATACTAAACTTAAATTACGTTTCCACTGATTGCTTTTCCGGCGAGTTCGTTCGCTtactaaaacaaattgtagcttaacaatttttttttcttatcaaaTAGCTACCAAAAGGGTAAAGAAATAACTGCAGTTATCcataaatgtaatgtttttccagtaaattttaatgtttgctGTCGATTGTGCTGCTTCCCGAAGTGTCTTTGAACACAAAATGGCAACATatcaaaaatatcacaaacatTATGTGTTCCAAATGAAAGcgaaatgaatttttaataatctttaagTCAATAACCTGTATatgattcaataaaatattcacattccaaacaattcatttaaataatcttcGGGCAAAAGTGACACAATGatttgttgaataaattataacggGTTATAGAACCAGTCGCAACAAGTGATGGTTACGAGCCGTGTCCTAAATATGAGTAATATATGTATCAAGAATTGCACAGCAAATAAGCAACTGCTTTCCCAAGATCAGTCGACGTAGGCGGTACCGCTGAACACATTTACGAACATTGTGttctaaatcttactaatattataaactagcttttacccgcgactccgtacgcgcggaataaaaaatagaaaacggggtaaaaattatcctatgtccgtttcctggttctaagctgcctgcccaccaattttcagtcaaatcgattcagccgttcttgagttataaatagtgtaactaacacgactttcttttatatatatatagatgagaatgtttagatggatgtttgtctgaaggtatctccagaaacgGCTTcatggatctcaatgaaatttggaacatagatagaacatagtctggaagaacatataggctactaattattttttttttattctacgcggacggagttgcgggcaaaAACTATTCTTTTATAACTCGCACTCTTAGTATTAGATTCCTCATAGTAAATCATCACTGAGGTTCTTCCTTTAACTACTCTGATTGGGGAATAGATTTTATCCACTGACCTCTATATATGGTCAGGCTCTAATCCATCGTATTTTGTGTCTATTTGATGTTCGATATTTTGGCGCTTACGGTAACTGTGGTGAGAATTCAAAGTAATACAGTGCTTGTGCTATAATTTTCAGTAACATTAACAAGTGCTTTTTAGTCGAAACGAAGCGATAGCTGTCATTTCGAAGCAGCGACATGTCCAAATCTATAGAGGTCAGTGGTTCatcataaacatattttttttactaatccAAATACAAATAGAATCGAAAagcatgtttttaattcaaggTGATGTCGAAACGAAAATGTAGCGCCGTGCtagaatttacatttaaaaatcttacctAATGAATGTACGCGtcaatattattgaaatacaaaacCGATACTAGACGATTATCATTACAAGTAGCAATAGTAGATTGTTGACTAGTAATATGTTGACTCTGATTTGCCTAGATATGGAAAGTAATGTGTGAAAAGCTATGACTCTTAAAATTGCACCAAAAACATAGCTAAGAAATGCCCGCACAACGGTACTTTTGATTAGTCAATGCAATTGTGAAATCAAAACCTTCAATGTGCATGTACTCGATTCGATGCCCCTTAATCAGGCAACACATGGTCATACGTCAAACTGGTCGTTAGTATTGATTGATGATATTAGCGAAAGTAATTTAGTTAGTTTTTCTATTCACGAAgatttcttttcaattatCAGTGCATCCGACGTGCGACGGTAAAAGTGGAAAGCACTTAAAGTGTTAAGTAAGCAAAgcaaagcaaaaaaataataacattttgatcGGCGTCATTGTGAGTAATGACAGCCAATACCTTTACCTTAGTCACCTTGTTATTAAGAGCAAAGGACTAAGAAGATTCTTTTACTATTGTAACATCAACTATCGATCTTATTTGGTTCAGTGAAGTTTCACTGTTCACGATAATCACCGAAGTTTAAGCTTTCATACATGTTGTGTCCATTTAGTAGACCTGAAATGGGTCTTTACTGCAAATCTGACAAGGCAAAGGCATAATCTGACCATTTAGTGAACCATACAATTGTATGATCAATAGACATCAAATCCTTTAAACTGATCAgtcaatttaaatcatttgtaTCATGACATACAAATGTTCTACTGTTCTACAAACAACCTGTT
Proteins encoded in this window:
- the LOC106712809 gene encoding SUN domain-containing ossification factor isoform X1, translated to MKGGLCIIYTSLLTISVLSSCALFILVVSEALQGEGDNVDLSGLSNVSQKVSSLEKDAIPEILPETTTYEPDNNKKKGLQQQEVIFAETLSVNSVTTDGLPDTGQPPIIISLADNAKLDLKTSDEILFANDSEEHNDTKMFAIEERDAAEEDKQKAEETVTEKDSTEPLLIVKAKPMHETKQKEEAFRSTTPLPETDKESQSEEWREENIPVKPETPQEDIPSFSEWAQKQLAEAEKKDTVLNHSSQPSHSNTNLSNKSTKLRSKNYASLACGAKVVATNPEAGSASSILSPNRDEYMLNTCTSRIWFVIELCEAVQAQKIEIANFELFSSTPKDFAVYFSDRFPTRDWASVGQFTAQDMRDVQSFDLYPHLFGKFIKVEMLSHHGSEHYCPISLFKVYGTSEFEVLEKESSQHSAHIDEDEDDEIIDVPDVPTAETEPSKNLFGSARDAVMSIMKKAAQALVKTEVPKNVSNESNDTSVDAMYKKCCSPSHIIVCDNCSETLYNEVYELLSCSSDKLTNLVRQVFLRETLKCTGICQPYGLDFKSTKTIEFSEERVAYMNALFPPKYLAALCNMLAIKEKKVVLNTSFETEQNVTTNITLDETPHKMNGETNSDLDIKLVPIKTGDTVDEKTNETQLKETPEPTEQTDENTLTIEILKEEKDEMDVKKEEQQLVSEEIPTPEILDNSQPENDKVLESKVENEGKDGSVKTDVKNGKHDILNDKPKEALVVDDVNEQIIMIESDHFISDLDQMAVDPAPTGAQPALTQNQAQSTIQKESVFLRLSNRVKTLERNMSLSGQYLEELSRRYKKQVEEMQKTFEKTVVQMSEERRKSNEREQKYLEQLTNLQEQMTQMASALHTLMEERNSWFGNMTVPKFVLFQSIILSIAFYYVTKRRKRESIVVMPVTKKIKKRQERFRRKSVEGVSGHATPSAKKRRPSEEAFEIERQSTEEMATMNKALNDGDWQVAKKNRRRKTSVIHRGLEYDASVNCVRQDSIGKLQENLIPLDEGEYFAPVSEPREFTEEAPAKKESPKTNGSFFNSLKSKTMKTRRLSSPAFLRTLSRQSARSTPSPVLRSAEPIFNGKLGKKADSESPTGSLWSESTELSQGSRHDADSAGAGKKKKSLKNILKKVF